A genomic region of Thermoplasmata archaeon contains the following coding sequences:
- a CDS encoding helix-turn-helix domain-containing protein: protein MKVEEMRRILKERGVAELASSIDLAEEFREASERLGLLGLSPYEAMSYIALVARGYGDAESIASTARIPRTSAYKVLQALRQKGFAVATSGRPVIYKPEPPSRIRERVQSGISETFDKLELLHEIVADRGEPQLIYTITGKERVLAKIRELLDVATSSFVICTPCFSEIREYLGKKFTNAIQRGVSVTVITTPFQRVRDSVRVIRNDSLLVTDVISDGQRALLASLDLSACGFTDNAELSKHLERFLEYLVAESQRSGRRASRATRAGPAPRSAVKGEGDRPGGPQGPE, encoded by the coding sequence ATGAAAGTCGAGGAGATGCGTCGGATTCTGAAGGAGAGGGGTGTGGCCGAGCTCGCCAGCTCCATTGACCTAGCAGAGGAGTTCAGGGAGGCCTCGGAGAGGCTCGGTCTGCTCGGCCTCTCGCCCTACGAGGCGATGAGCTACATCGCCCTCGTGGCGCGGGGCTACGGAGACGCTGAGAGCATAGCCTCGACGGCCCGGATTCCGCGGACCTCGGCCTACAAGGTGCTGCAGGCGCTGAGGCAGAAGGGCTTCGCCGTCGCGACCAGCGGGAGGCCCGTCATTTACAAGCCGGAGCCCCCCTCGAGAATCCGGGAGAGGGTCCAGTCGGGAATCTCGGAGACCTTCGACAAGCTCGAGCTCCTGCATGAAATCGTGGCGGACAGGGGAGAGCCGCAGCTGATCTACACGATCACTGGGAAGGAAAGGGTCCTCGCGAAAATCCGGGAGCTGCTGGACGTCGCCACAAGCTCGTTCGTCATCTGCACCCCCTGCTTCTCGGAAATCAGGGAGTATCTGGGAAAAAAGTTCACGAACGCTATTCAGAGGGGAGTCAGCGTCACGGTCATCACGACCCCCTTCCAGAGGGTCAGGGACAGTGTCAGGGTCATCCGGAACGACTCCCTTCTGGTCACGGACGTCATCAGCGACGGCCAGAGGGCGCTGCTCGCCTCGCTCGACCTGAGCGCCTGCGGCTTCACGGACAACGCCGAGCTCTCAAAGCACCTCGAGCGATTTCTGGAGTATCTGGTCGCCGAGTCGCAGAGGAGCGGCCGCCGGGCATCCAGAGCCACGCGCGCCGGGCCCGCACCCCGGAGCGCTGTGAAGGGGGAGGGGGACAGGCCCGGGGGCCCTCAGGGGCCGGAGTAG
- a CDS encoding 6-hydroxymethylpterin diphosphokinase MptE-like protein: MDFSEWEKYYKQILLDFGYDRSKDEEAAEVLAGLSEGHELAGPEELRKQLSDREVCVFGDGPSLGEALESKQFHGTLVAADGATSALMAKGIVPDIIVTDLDGKVEDQVAANERGAIVVVLAHGDNIPALREWVPKFRGKLVVTSQSAPVKHLHNFGGFTDGDRAVYLADHFGARRITLVGFDFASDRGPPYTDPDELDMSDRAKVKRRKLTWANVLIAMLDNPAIEFFK, encoded by the coding sequence ATGGACTTCAGCGAGTGGGAGAAGTACTACAAGCAAATCCTGCTCGACTTCGGCTACGACCGCTCTAAGGACGAAGAGGCGGCAGAGGTTCTGGCCGGGCTCTCAGAGGGCCACGAGCTAGCCGGCCCCGAGGAGCTGAGGAAGCAGCTTTCCGACAGGGAGGTTTGTGTGTTCGGTGATGGACCAAGCCTCGGGGAGGCGCTCGAGAGCAAGCAATTCCACGGGACTCTCGTGGCGGCAGACGGCGCGACCTCGGCCCTGATGGCAAAGGGAATCGTTCCGGACATTATTGTGACGGACCTTGACGGCAAAGTCGAAGACCAGGTAGCCGCAAACGAGAGGGGCGCGATAGTGGTCGTCCTGGCACACGGGGACAACATCCCGGCGCTGAGAGAGTGGGTGCCTAAGTTCAGGGGCAAGCTCGTTGTCACCAGCCAGTCCGCTCCAGTGAAGCACCTGCACAACTTCGGGGGCTTCACGGACGGTGACCGGGCGGTCTATCTTGCGGACCACTTTGGCGCGAGAAGGATAACACTCGTCGGTTTCGACTTCGCGAGTGACCGCGGTCCTCCATACACAGACCCCGACGAGCTCGACATGAGCGACAGAGCGAAGGTGAAGAGACGAAAGCTGACCTGGGCCAACGTCCTGATCGCTATGCTCGACAACCCGGCGATTGAGTTTTTCAAATAA
- a CDS encoding 4Fe-4S binding protein — MNLSVLRVLRRRDERMGKRPVIDRTRCMHCGACVGSCPENAATLEEVWVEFGEGCTGCGICSRACPAGAISMEGSG; from the coding sequence ATAAATTTAAGTGTTCTCAGGGTTCTCCGCAGGCGGGATGAGAGGATGGGGAAGAGGCCGGTGATTGACAGGACGCGCTGCATGCACTGCGGGGCCTGCGTAGGCTCCTGCCCGGAGAACGCCGCGACCCTCGAGGAGGTCTGGGTGGAGTTCGGCGAGGGCTGCACGGGCTGCGGCATCTGCTCGAGGGCCTGCCCCGCCGGAGCGATTTCGATGGAGGGCTCCGGATGA
- a CDS encoding DUF2116 family Zn-ribbon domain-containing protein produces the protein MAEGKLPQHRHCTVCGRAIRLREQYCSAECEAEWTRMSRTKKNLQMVLYISMTVMIVVLVLSMAMGGR, from the coding sequence ATGGCGGAGGGAAAGCTGCCCCAGCACAGGCACTGCACCGTCTGCGGAAGGGCGATAAGGCTCAGGGAGCAGTACTGCTCGGCGGAGTGCGAGGCCGAGTGGACCAGGATGTCGAGGACGAAGAAGAACCTCCAGATGGTGCTCTACATCTCAATGACCGTGATGATTGTCGTCCTTGTGCTCTCGATGGCGATGGGGGGTCGGTAG
- a CDS encoding NAD(P)/FAD-dependent oxidoreductase has translation MSAERSVEVLVVGAGPAGSVSARHAARAGARTLIIEKRQEIGSPVRCGEGIARAWLEELGIRPDKRWISHEVKGARIISPAGHVVTLTEKLAGNECGYVIKRDEFDRTLAEEAADAGAEVMVKTSAVGVIREGGRVAGVRARHMGELIDIHAKVVIGADGFESQLGRWAGIDTSLKPSDINVCFEYTLKGVDINPDFNDFYIGSCAPGGYIWVFVKGPDSANVGIGVQLSKIRPGERGAAKRYLDAFIAKHPELAKGSPIREIAGAVSCCQPLESVVADGIMLVGDAARQIDPLTGGGVANACRAGRVAGEVAAEAARTGDASRQFLQKYERGWRRIFEDQMYRNWMAKEKLVTLSDETFDKACEVLASAELERVNTIEILRLIQKKYPELVKEFEDLIH, from the coding sequence ATGAGCGCGGAGCGGAGCGTGGAAGTGCTCGTCGTCGGTGCAGGGCCCGCGGGCAGCGTCAGCGCGAGGCACGCCGCTCGCGCAGGAGCGAGGACCCTGATAATAGAGAAGAGGCAGGAGATCGGCTCGCCGGTGCGCTGCGGCGAGGGCATCGCGCGCGCCTGGCTCGAGGAGCTGGGCATTCGCCCCGATAAGAGATGGATATCGCACGAGGTCAAGGGGGCCAGAATCATATCACCCGCCGGGCACGTCGTGACGCTGACCGAGAAGCTGGCTGGCAACGAGTGCGGCTATGTGATCAAGAGGGACGAGTTCGACAGGACGCTGGCGGAGGAGGCGGCGGACGCGGGCGCGGAGGTCATGGTCAAGACGAGCGCCGTGGGCGTGATTCGCGAGGGAGGGAGGGTGGCGGGCGTCAGGGCTAGGCATATGGGCGAACTCATCGACATCCACGCCAAAGTGGTCATCGGAGCCGACGGCTTCGAGTCGCAGCTCGGCAGATGGGCTGGGATAGACACGTCGCTGAAACCCTCAGACATAAATGTTTGCTTTGAGTATACCCTGAAGGGCGTCGACATCAACCCCGACTTCAACGACTTCTACATCGGTTCCTGCGCGCCCGGTGGATACATCTGGGTCTTCGTGAAGGGCCCGGATAGCGCCAACGTGGGCATCGGGGTCCAGCTGAGCAAGATAAGGCCGGGGGAGAGGGGGGCGGCGAAGCGCTACCTCGACGCCTTCATAGCGAAGCACCCGGAGCTGGCGAAGGGGAGCCCCATCAGGGAGATCGCGGGCGCGGTCTCCTGCTGCCAGCCGCTCGAGAGCGTCGTGGCGGACGGAATTATGCTCGTCGGCGACGCGGCCCGGCAGATTGACCCCCTGACGGGCGGCGGCGTGGCGAACGCCTGCCGCGCGGGGAGGGTTGCGGGCGAGGTCGCGGCCGAGGCCGCGCGAACGGGCGACGCGAGCCGTCAGTTCCTCCAGAAGTACGAGAGGGGCTGGAGGAGAATCTTCGAGGACCAGATGTACAGGAACTGGATGGCGAAGGAGAAGCTCGTCACCCTTTCAGACGAGACATTCGACAAGGCCTGCGAGGTGCTGGCCTCAGCGGAGCTGGAGAGGGTCAACACAATAGAAATCCTGCGCCTCATCCAGAAGAAGTACCCAGAGCTCGTGAAGGAGTTCGAGGATCTGATCCACTGA
- a CDS encoding metal-dependent transcriptional regulator, which produces MPKEETEEYLEAILDIGGSDGTAKTSALSKRLRVTPASVTEALQRLSRDGMVRYTRYKGASLTPRGRRRAEKLKRKHRLLEVFLTRVLRMMPRRAHVEACRMEHSLSDETERALCRSLGGPESCPDGNPIPACDVGEPRCSECTQAGGAAKERAKPTPLTSLKPGSSAKVAFINGGRGVVRRLAEMGLTPGSPVRLLREAPLKGPVEVEVRGCCLAIGRGIASRIFVET; this is translated from the coding sequence ATGCCGAAGGAGGAGACTGAGGAGTACCTGGAGGCCATCCTAGACATTGGAGGGAGCGACGGTACAGCCAAGACCTCGGCGCTGTCCAAGAGGCTGAGGGTCACCCCGGCCAGCGTCACCGAGGCTCTCCAGAGGCTCTCCAGGGACGGCATGGTCCGCTACACGCGCTATAAAGGTGCCTCCTTGACCCCCCGGGGCCGGAGGCGCGCCGAGAAGCTGAAGCGCAAGCACAGGCTCCTCGAGGTTTTTCTGACGAGGGTCCTGCGCATGATGCCTCGGAGGGCCCATGTCGAAGCCTGCCGAATGGAGCATTCCCTATCTGATGAGACTGAGCGAGCCCTCTGCCGGAGCCTCGGGGGCCCGGAGAGCTGCCCGGACGGCAACCCGATACCGGCGTGTGACGTGGGCGAGCCAAGGTGTTCGGAGTGCACGCAAGCCGGCGGCGCTGCGAAGGAGCGAGCCAAGCCCACCCCATTGACCTCTCTCAAGCCTGGCTCCAGCGCTAAGGTGGCGTTCATCAATGGAGGGAGAGGTGTGGTACGGAGGCTGGCCGAGATGGGACTCACGCCCGGCTCACCCGTGCGCCTCCTCCGTGAGGCGCCGCTGAAGGGCCCCGTGGAAGTGGAGGTTAGGGGCTGCTGCCTCGCGATCGGGCGAGGAATCGCCTCGAGGATTTTCGTGGAGACATGA
- the feoB gene encoding ferrous iron transport protein B — translation MEGEGSVRDETIRLGAGDELVLALVGNANVGKSAIFNQLTGLEQIVGNWPGKTVEVAEGTLDHHGRRIRVYDLPGTYSLSPFSSDEEVTRCFLLSRKADVVVNVVDATALERNLYLTLQILELGVPVVLALNFADVARKKGVVIDAARLSELLQIPVVTTVAVRGQGIHELVDAALEQIGKTHPMPSPRYGPEVEKRLQKLESLLNRLVVHYPARWAALRLLEGDERLLEELSSKYPEIRRAVEVLSEECSAIHREPCPTVIASERYALVGRIVAEVQTLIMRDRRSRAEKLDAMSMHPVWGYVIMLVVMLSILFLISRVGGWVASAIEDGFEALNPHVGGFWSELFWNGAVLGLSAALGVALGFLLPFYLILSALENSGYLPRIAFIMDRPCHFVGLHGKASIPLIVAFGCNVPATVGCRIIETPRDRLIATFLSTLVPCSARTVVILGIVGTYMGPAWAMGLYLFDFLLIFSLGRVMHALMRGHSRGIIMEIPPFRTPLPRVVAKQAWTRFRPFLTIAIPLIVVGSTAIELLRLLGWLDDITSAMTPVTVAWLGLPEFTGVLFILGILRKEAGVALLAAMAGTSDIPSVMTPLQMLVFTLVMMIYIPCIATIAALVKEEGWRFATLVTLIEIGLALLIGGLAFRVLAPFL, via the coding sequence ATGGAGGGAGAAGGGAGTGTGAGGGACGAGACCATCCGGCTTGGCGCAGGAGATGAGCTCGTACTCGCGCTCGTGGGCAACGCGAACGTCGGAAAGAGCGCCATATTCAACCAGCTCACGGGGCTGGAGCAGATCGTCGGGAATTGGCCGGGGAAGACGGTCGAAGTGGCCGAGGGTACTCTCGACCACCACGGCAGGAGAATTCGGGTCTACGACCTCCCGGGGACCTACTCTCTCTCCCCATTCTCGTCGGACGAGGAGGTCACCAGGTGTTTCCTGCTCTCCCGCAAAGCGGACGTCGTCGTCAATGTTGTGGACGCCACAGCTCTCGAGAGAAACCTCTACCTGACCCTGCAGATTCTAGAACTCGGTGTGCCGGTCGTCCTCGCGCTCAACTTCGCTGATGTCGCGAGAAAAAAGGGTGTGGTGATTGACGCAGCGAGGCTGTCGGAACTCTTGCAGATTCCCGTTGTCACTACGGTGGCGGTCAGAGGGCAGGGAATCCACGAGCTCGTCGACGCCGCGCTGGAACAGATAGGAAAAACGCATCCAATGCCCAGCCCTCGCTACGGTCCGGAGGTGGAGAAGAGGCTCCAGAAGCTGGAGAGCCTGCTCAACAGGTTGGTAGTCCACTACCCAGCGAGGTGGGCCGCACTCAGGCTTCTTGAGGGCGACGAGCGGCTTCTCGAGGAGCTGTCCTCGAAATACCCAGAGATACGCAGGGCCGTGGAGGTTCTCTCCGAGGAATGCTCCGCGATTCACCGGGAGCCGTGCCCGACGGTCATAGCTTCCGAGAGATACGCCTTGGTGGGTAGAATTGTCGCTGAGGTGCAGACTCTGATAATGCGCGATAGGCGCTCCAGGGCGGAGAAGCTGGACGCGATGAGCATGCACCCCGTCTGGGGGTACGTGATAATGCTCGTCGTGATGCTCTCGATACTTTTTCTGATTTCGCGGGTTGGAGGGTGGGTTGCATCAGCAATCGAGGATGGCTTCGAGGCACTCAACCCCCACGTGGGGGGCTTCTGGAGCGAGCTCTTCTGGAATGGGGCGGTGCTCGGCCTCTCGGCCGCTCTCGGCGTAGCGCTGGGCTTCCTCCTCCCCTTCTACCTCATCCTGAGCGCCCTGGAGAACTCGGGCTATTTGCCTAGAATAGCCTTCATCATGGACCGCCCCTGCCATTTCGTGGGGCTTCATGGAAAGGCGAGCATTCCACTCATTGTGGCCTTCGGGTGCAACGTGCCCGCCACTGTGGGCTGCAGAATTATAGAGACGCCGCGTGACCGTCTCATCGCGACCTTCCTCTCCACCCTTGTCCCCTGCTCCGCCAGAACCGTTGTCATTTTGGGAATCGTCGGGACCTACATGGGCCCAGCCTGGGCGATGGGGCTCTATCTTTTCGACTTCTTGCTGATATTCAGCCTTGGACGCGTTATGCACGCGCTCATGAGAGGACACTCGCGCGGAATAATCATGGAGATTCCGCCGTTCAGGACCCCCCTCCCGCGTGTGGTCGCGAAACAGGCCTGGACCCGCTTCCGGCCCTTCCTCACGATAGCGATCCCCCTGATTGTGGTGGGCAGCACGGCAATAGAGCTTCTCAGGCTGCTGGGGTGGCTCGACGACATCACCTCCGCCATGACCCCCGTCACAGTCGCCTGGCTCGGCCTGCCCGAGTTCACAGGTGTACTATTCATTTTAGGAATTCTACGAAAGGAGGCTGGCGTCGCCCTTCTCGCGGCCATGGCCGGCACGTCGGACATCCCATCGGTGATGACCCCCCTCCAAATGCTCGTTTTCACCCTGGTCATGATGATCTACATCCCTTGCATAGCAACCATCGCTGCTCTCGTGAAGGAAGAGGGCTGGAGGTTTGCGACCCTCGTGACACTCATAGAAATCGGCCTCGCCCTTCTGATTGGAGGGCTCGCCTTTAGAGTACTGGCGCCATTCTTATGA
- a CDS encoding FAD-dependent oxidoreductase gives MRVVVIGGGAAGSTAAQFARKTSRRAEVILVNLERHTMYSRCGLPYAISGRILSFDDLIEFDEGWFRRAGIELKLGTEAFSIDTSKRTVAVRPVGEDGGEELNYDSLVIATGASPRMPPVEGALRSGAPLEGIHLLRTIEDGRAIADRAVRGARAVVVGAGLIGLEMAEALCARGVEVAMIEILPEILLASLDPDMAAAARELIEKSGVAMHCGHRAVAVLGEGRVRGVVIENVSTGERRELLADLLVFSTGASGNTGLAKNAGCEIGPTGNIKVNSRCETSVKGIYAAGDCTEYIDLITRAPVAVGMGTVATRQGIVAGTNAAGGAAEMPPGILNTRVSEAFGMQLAAVGPTEEQLRRAGIEPVAGKFTGSTLPSYFPGGKPLTVKVLAHPESGRLLAAQIVGMERVHMRINALAVAILAGVSVEEMARLETAYAPPIAPTLDPVTLACEAARRRLGRG, from the coding sequence ATGCGAGTGGTTGTAATAGGGGGCGGCGCCGCAGGAAGCACCGCGGCCCAGTTCGCTCGGAAGACCAGCCGAAGGGCAGAGGTGATTCTGGTCAATCTCGAAAGGCACACAATGTACTCCCGCTGCGGCCTCCCCTACGCCATTTCAGGAAGAATTCTGTCCTTTGACGACCTGATAGAGTTCGACGAGGGGTGGTTCAGGAGGGCAGGCATAGAACTCAAACTCGGAACGGAGGCATTCAGCATCGACACTTCAAAGAGAACAGTAGCGGTGAGACCAGTGGGGGAGGATGGTGGCGAGGAGCTCAATTATGATTCTCTCGTCATCGCCACTGGCGCCTCGCCCCGGATGCCACCGGTCGAGGGGGCCCTGCGCTCTGGAGCACCTCTCGAAGGCATCCATCTCCTGCGAACCATCGAGGACGGAAGGGCGATTGCCGACCGCGCGGTCCGGGGCGCGCGCGCAGTTGTTGTCGGTGCGGGCTTGATAGGTCTTGAGATGGCAGAGGCGCTGTGTGCAAGGGGGGTGGAGGTGGCCATGATAGAAATTCTCCCAGAAATCCTTCTCGCCTCTCTGGATCCGGACATGGCGGCCGCGGCGAGGGAGCTCATTGAGAAAAGCGGTGTTGCAATGCACTGCGGCCACCGGGCTGTGGCAGTGCTCGGGGAAGGGCGAGTGCGGGGGGTTGTCATCGAGAATGTCTCGACGGGCGAGAGGAGAGAGCTTCTCGCGGACCTTCTGGTTTTCTCGACGGGCGCCAGTGGGAACACCGGGCTCGCGAAGAATGCGGGGTGCGAGATCGGGCCGACTGGGAACATAAAGGTAAATTCGAGATGTGAGACTTCGGTCAAGGGCATCTACGCCGCGGGCGACTGCACAGAATATATCGATTTAATAACGCGCGCCCCTGTGGCCGTGGGGATGGGCACGGTGGCGACCCGGCAAGGCATCGTGGCGGGCACGAACGCCGCCGGTGGAGCGGCCGAGATGCCGCCCGGCATCCTAAACACCCGCGTGAGCGAGGCCTTCGGAATGCAGCTCGCCGCCGTGGGGCCGACAGAGGAGCAGCTCAGACGCGCTGGAATCGAGCCGGTCGCCGGAAAGTTCACAGGCTCCACCCTTCCGTCCTACTTCCCAGGTGGAAAGCCGCTCACCGTCAAAGTGCTGGCCCATCCCGAGAGCGGGAGGCTTCTCGCAGCGCAGATAGTCGGCATGGAGAGGGTGCACATGAGAATCAACGCTCTCGCCGTCGCCATTCTCGCCGGGGTTAGCGTGGAGGAAATGGCGAGGCTAGAGACAGCCTACGCCCCGCCCATCGCCCCGACGCTGGACCCGGTAACTCTGGCGTGCGAGGCGGCCCGGAGGAGGCTGGGGCGGGGCTGA
- the yjjX gene encoding inosine/xanthosine triphosphatase: MGAPRRRRPTRVCVGGTFDRLHIAHRVLLTRAWEAAAGVRCAAPLLPPKRGARGPRGPSYPRPKRRGVVVVGVASDRMAARKGRGAVQSYAVRAAAVSRFLRSIGADFRVVRLESREGAAATEDFDAIVVSEETEPVARRINRLRRARGLRPLAIITVPMVPAEDGLPVSSSRIRSGELDREGRLRRLRVAVGSTNPVKLAAVRAALKRVFRGRRVSVRSVRVSPGVPAEPIGNDVIRGAVNRAREALRRSRADLGVGIEAGLFWLRALRDFLDVQYCAIADRGGRVTLGHGPGFRYPPAVIERVRAGETVGGAMGGITGIKRIGRKGGVVGYLSRGALDRRRLTESAVIAALIPRLSPGLYSGP, encoded by the coding sequence ATGGGCGCCCCGCGGCGGAGACGCCCGACTAGGGTCTGCGTCGGCGGAACTTTCGACAGACTCCACATCGCCCACAGAGTTCTCCTGACGAGGGCCTGGGAGGCCGCCGCCGGCGTCCGGTGCGCCGCGCCGCTCCTTCCGCCGAAAAGGGGAGCGCGCGGGCCCCGGGGACCCAGTTATCCGCGGCCGAAAAGGCGGGGCGTGGTAGTGGTCGGGGTGGCCTCGGACAGAATGGCGGCTCGCAAGGGGCGGGGGGCGGTCCAGAGTTACGCGGTCAGGGCCGCGGCCGTGTCTCGCTTCCTGAGGTCGATAGGGGCCGATTTCAGGGTCGTGAGGCTGGAGAGCCGAGAGGGGGCCGCGGCCACAGAGGACTTCGACGCCATTGTTGTTTCGGAGGAGACGGAGCCCGTGGCCCGCCGGATAAACCGCCTCAGGCGCGCGAGGGGCCTCAGGCCTCTGGCCATAATAACCGTCCCGATGGTCCCCGCCGAGGACGGCCTCCCCGTGTCCTCCTCGAGAATTCGCTCGGGCGAGCTCGACCGGGAGGGGCGGCTGAGGAGGCTCAGGGTCGCCGTCGGCTCCACAAACCCGGTGAAGCTCGCCGCGGTCAGGGCGGCGCTGAAGCGGGTCTTCAGGGGCAGGAGGGTGAGCGTCAGGTCGGTCCGGGTGAGCCCCGGCGTCCCGGCCGAGCCCATCGGGAATGATGTAATCCGGGGAGCGGTGAACCGCGCGAGGGAGGCGCTCCGCCGGAGCCGCGCGGACCTCGGGGTGGGCATCGAGGCGGGCCTTTTCTGGTTGCGGGCCCTGCGCGATTTTCTCGACGTCCAATATTGCGCAATTGCGGACAGGGGCGGAAGGGTGACGCTGGGCCACGGCCCCGGCTTCAGATACCCCCCGGCGGTGATTGAGAGGGTTCGCGCGGGCGAGACCGTGGGCGGGGCGATGGGCGGGATAACCGGGATAAAGCGCATCGGCAGGAAGGGGGGCGTGGTGGGCTATCTCTCGAGAGGGGCTCTGGACAGGAGGAGGCTGACCGAGAGCGCCGTGATTGCCGCCCTCATACCGCGCCTGAGCCCGGGGCTCTACTCCGGCCCCTGA
- a CDS encoding radical SAM protein: MRFPDPLNSIYEGTVYRPPSEATSLILQATIGCSYNRCTFCVSYLDKKFRVKSLEELERDVRAVLPFFRDTKRIFLADGDALTIPAPRLLRILEMLRRYFPRLERVGVYGSPMNIKRKTCEELKALKEAGLGIVYLGLESGSDTILKAVRKGASSEDMIDAATKVRGAGIALSVIWILGLGGRERTEEHARETARVLNAMDPEYAAALTLMLVEPAPICREVEAGRLTPLGPAESLMELRRVVEGLEVSNCVFRANHASNYAPIGGTLLGDKQKVLEQIDLALREKAFRPEWMRGL, translated from the coding sequence ATGCGATTCCCAGACCCGCTCAATTCGATTTACGAGGGTACCGTCTACCGCCCACCATCGGAGGCAACCAGCCTGATTCTCCAGGCTACCATCGGCTGCTCATACAACAGGTGCACTTTTTGCGTTTCCTATCTGGACAAGAAATTTAGGGTGAAGTCCCTCGAGGAGCTCGAGAGGGATGTGAGGGCGGTCCTTCCATTTTTTAGGGACACCAAACGCATATTCCTAGCTGACGGCGACGCTCTCACGATTCCCGCACCCCGCCTCCTGCGAATTCTGGAGATGCTCCGCAGGTACTTTCCGAGGTTGGAGAGGGTGGGCGTATACGGCTCCCCAATGAATATCAAGAGAAAGACCTGTGAGGAGCTGAAGGCGCTCAAAGAGGCTGGGCTGGGAATTGTGTATCTCGGTCTGGAGAGCGGCTCCGACACTATACTGAAAGCGGTGAGGAAAGGGGCGAGCTCCGAGGACATGATCGACGCAGCCACGAAGGTCAGAGGAGCTGGCATCGCCCTATCGGTCATCTGGATTCTCGGCCTCGGAGGAAGGGAGAGAACTGAGGAGCACGCACGGGAGACCGCCCGCGTGCTGAATGCGATGGACCCGGAATACGCCGCCGCCCTGACGCTGATGCTCGTCGAGCCAGCGCCGATATGCAGGGAGGTCGAGGCGGGGCGGCTGACGCCGCTCGGCCCCGCCGAATCGCTGATGGAGCTGAGAAGGGTGGTCGAGGGGCTGGAAGTATCCAACTGCGTATTCAGGGCGAACCACGCCTCAAACTATGCCCCGATTGGTGGCACCCTTCTGGGCGATAAACAAAAGGTCCTGGAGCAGATAGACCTCGCGCTGAGGGAGAAGGCCTTCAGGCCAGAGTGGATGAGGGGGCTATGA
- a CDS encoding M24 family metallopeptidase, with protein sequence MEYDRRWRRIGLAIEKSRARAFVVHYPANIRYLCCSHLYTAAPPTYLVFTNGEAPLALTSFLEKNRTEAECAVGSVRVWGRLPGRRSEGRTAPVALRRILKGLGAGRVLVDRRIEGLGSLKQTQLDVVEKMRAIKSDEELALIKKACAIADRGARELPSILKNGITELEAAGELDRLLRSEGAQALAFPTIIAAGPHAAYPHHDSDMTVIRDTMVVCDFGVYVGGYCSDITRTIAVGTPPRSLLMAHGAVLAALRAGVRAVGPGKRLSAVDRACRRALEARGLEKYFVHSTGHGLGLEVHEAPAAGPFSKDVMKRGMVFTVEPGVYIPGLGGVRVEQDVLVTTSGARVLTRAPCGP encoded by the coding sequence TTGGAGTACGACCGTCGGTGGAGGAGAATCGGACTTGCCATCGAGAAGTCGCGCGCCCGGGCCTTTGTTGTCCACTACCCAGCGAATATCCGATACCTCTGTTGCTCCCATCTATACACCGCAGCTCCGCCAACCTATCTCGTTTTCACGAACGGTGAAGCCCCCCTCGCTCTCACGTCCTTCCTCGAGAAAAACAGAACAGAGGCGGAGTGCGCCGTGGGCTCGGTCAGGGTCTGGGGGCGCCTCCCCGGAAGGAGGTCGGAGGGCAGGACCGCGCCGGTTGCGCTGAGGCGAATTCTTAAAGGGCTCGGCGCCGGGAGAGTTCTCGTTGACAGGAGAATCGAGGGGCTGGGGAGCCTCAAGCAGACGCAGCTCGACGTAGTGGAGAAGATGCGCGCCATAAAGAGCGATGAGGAGCTGGCGCTGATAAAAAAGGCCTGCGCCATCGCGGACAGGGGGGCGAGGGAGCTGCCATCGATTCTGAAAAATGGAATAACGGAGCTAGAGGCGGCGGGAGAGCTCGACCGCCTCCTTCGCTCGGAGGGCGCGCAGGCGCTCGCGTTCCCGACGATCATCGCCGCGGGGCCTCACGCCGCCTACCCCCACCATGACAGCGATATGACGGTCATCAGGGACACGATGGTGGTTTGCGACTTCGGCGTATATGTGGGGGGATACTGCTCCGACATCACCCGGACGATTGCCGTTGGAACTCCTCCACGGTCCCTCCTGATGGCCCACGGAGCGGTTCTTGCGGCGCTCAGGGCAGGCGTGAGGGCCGTTGGGCCGGGGAAGAGGCTCAGCGCAGTGGACAGGGCTTGCAGGCGCGCTCTCGAGGCCCGAGGGCTAGAGAAGTACTTCGTCCACTCAACCGGCCATGGACTGGGGCTCGAGGTCCACGAGGCTCCAGCGGCCGGCCCATTCTCGAAAGATGTGATGAAGAGGGGTATGGTTTTCACGGTGGAGCCCGGGGTCTATATTCCGGGGCTGGGCGGAGTGAGGGTGGAGCAGGACGTTCTCGTGACCACTTCGGGAGCGAGGGTGCTCACGCGGGCGCCCTGCGGCCCCTGA